A region from the Chelmon rostratus isolate fCheRos1 chromosome 6, fCheRos1.pri, whole genome shotgun sequence genome encodes:
- the LOC121608113 gene encoding DNA-binding protein RFX7 isoform X2 — translation MADDQQQPGQKPASGLGSLPALVPGLQGPEANALQFKIKNSICKSVQSKVDSILQDVEKFTDIEKLYLYLKLPSGPSSGNDKSDQSSMSSSRTQQMYAFNWIRNHLEEHPETSLPKQEVYDEYKSYCDNLGYNPLSAADFGKIMKNVFPNMKARRLGMRGKSKYCYSGLRKKAFVHMPSLPNLDLQKSGDGCELMEPTGQSPSAEDEMRSAACGLVCEWAQKVLSRQFDNVEDLARFLLNSHYIGTKSMAALTVMTGTPTGIKTPTPASAFVPTAEANSFQPQVKTLPSPSVDAKQQLQRKIQKKQQEQKLHSPLPSETQIKRTEASTPGPTIPCGSPALLSPQPTIGIVVAAVPSPVTVQRSRQLMTSPSPVGTAEGKVLPVNFQVVTQSLKQSPKTPQNISASPVGDRLARHGTRYAQILPKPSATSAITLRSPPTLLITNSPIKTVMPTPHVSSVNVVKMTAIALAPSSSSTTVRPASAGVSTTAASEDSQQPHGVSSVAPQSPVVRPSAPVSTPTLSTDTKVVSDAGNDSNPTPGTEKTAVGAKEERVAKFRAASEPSFLVKCSPGSDKGVRIKNDPISPPTSVAVAGTQDSNNSNCHDSTLYLTVDNQNSNGSASSNGSSAVTPTSKDPCSDAKSPRKRTGSSGESHVIPVKRVFISQQPLAVVDNPKLGVSAAVKRIPRPGTPARPESAPCKVTVKHTAIGPTQILALSDSPITHTEGSQTVVKPQALVVKHEDHSLSTDTSTGAAGNNASDQALLQQITGDPRAIPANSGAHEASVMSDLKSTIWEEGQLDELRKQAFAQQIPAEHKQAPTDQLSIIAQPPEASGQLTLTQEMVDFAGSQPNMDYFPFNDDDMTQDSIVEELVQMEEQMKLKGLFGSCVDVALQGQSASNQGSILNAHQAGNTFYHSAHSSTTPVQTPTPTPTPTPTPTPTSEMTLGHSLTRESPCSRMAPITPVDGAMGRHTPISTPLSNCSSSVPPSPVECRNPFAFTPINSSITGYHDASIVSSSPVKPMQRPTATHPDKAKLEWINNRYNSNSASPLSNHSIGILPSYQDLVDDQFRKPHAFAIPGQSFQAQSRQDAGHFGRLTPISPVQQQQQQQQQQQQQQQQQLLTGVTTPTKQESFAVPAPLDNKASTSSASSTFRCRSVSPAVRQRNFSGNTGPPTNTTNTTTTTTRAVVSPFNSPITSEVLSILSNNQTVSSVHSMVQRSQSVPLNIMMQSEMLPVQGQSNTAKITNVLLSKMEADGDDSVRGLGINNLPSNYTARMNLTQILETTPAFAGGAAHQAQLPVNSSPAAFELQQHGYLTTGSGEQVSFSAGESQAQAGPGEQDQQQQLQENPVQTQPQLLLQSTQQQEVEDEQQQLDFNNTVKDLLGDDGLNPSSQLVGQVASELNAVASDFSNDIRLTSDLSSSITDLNTLDTNLLFDPNQQQEQYEDSTLEELKNDPLFQQICSDTVNSGFDWLESKDQPTTVEMLG, via the exons CAAATCTGTACAATCAAAAGTGGACAGCATATTG caaGATGTTGAGAAGTTTACAGACATCGAAAAGCTCTACCTCTACCTGAAGTTGCCTTCTGGTCCCAGCAGTGGCAATGATAAAAG TGATCAGAGTTCCATGTCGTCAAGCCGTACTCAACAGATGTATGCGTTCAACTGGATACGGAATCACCTAGAAGAGCACCCGGAGACTTCCCTCCCAAAGCAAGAGGTGTATGACGAATACAA gagCTACTGTGACAATCTCGGCTACAATCCACTGAGTGCAGCAGACTTTGGGAAGATCATGAAGAATGTCTTTCCTAACATGAAAGCACGTCGACTGGGCATGAGGGGAAAATCCAA ATACTGTTATAGCGGGTTAAGGAAGAAAGCTTTTGTTCACATGCCATCTTTACCCAACCTGGATCTGCAGAAGTCTGGTGATGGG TGTGAGCTGATGGAGCCGACAGGCCAGTCCCCGAGCGCTGAAGACGAAATGAGGTCTGCAGCCTGTGGATTGGTGTGCGAGTGGGCCCAAAAGGTCCTGAGTCGTCAGTTTGACAACGTGGAGGACCTGGCCCGCTTCCTGCTCAATAGCCACTACATTGGTACTAAATCCATGGCTGCACTCACTGTTATGACCGGAACACCCACAG GAATAAAGACACCAACGCCAGCCTCTGCTTTTGTGCCCACGGCTGAGGCAAACTCTTTCCAGCCCCAGGTGAAGACCctgccctctccctctgttgATGCAAAGCAGCAACTGCAGCGCAAGATccagaagaagcagcaggagcagaagcTCCACTCACCCCTGCCCAGTGAGACCCAGATCAAGAGAACTGAGGCCAGTACCCCTGGCCCCACCATCCCCTGTGGCAGCCCTGCCCTTCTCTCCCCTCAGCCCACCATAGGCATCGTAGTAGCAGCTGTCCCCAGCCCAGTCACG GTACAGAGAAGCAGGCAGTTAATGACCTCGCCTAGCCCCGTGGGAACTGCAGAGGGGAAAGTGTTGCCTGTGAACTTCCAAGTGGTCACTCAGTCTCTTAAACAGTCCCCCAAAACTCCCCAGAATATCTCAGCTAGTCCTGTGGGGGACCGGCTGGCACGACATGGTACACGGTATGCCCAAATTCTCCCCAAGCCCTCTGCCACCAGTGCCATCACGCTGCGCTCACCCCCCACCCTACTCATCACCAACAGCCCCATAAAAACTGTGATGCCCACTCCCCACGTCAGCTCAGTCAATGTGGTGAAGATGACGGCCATCGCTCTggctcccagcagcagcagtacaacCGTGCGTCCTGCCTCGGCTGGTGTGAGCACCACAGCTGCTTCTGAAGATTCCCAGCAGCCACATGGTGTGAGCTCGGTTGCtcctcagtctcctgtggtCAGACCCAGTGCCCCAGTTTCCACCCCAACCCTCTCCACTGACACCAAAGTTGTGTCTGATGCTGGAAATGACAGCAATCCCACCCCtggcacagagaaaacagctgtaGGGGCCAAAGAGGAGAGAGTGGCGAAGTTCAGGGCTGCCAGTGAGCCAAGCTTCCTTGTTAAGTGTTCTCCAGGGTCAGACAAAGGTGTAAGGATAAAAAATGACCCCATATCCCCTCCCACCTCAGTAGCTGTAGCTGGGACTCAGGACAGCAATAACAGTAACTGCCATGACAGTACTTTGTACTTGACTGTTGATAATCAGAACTCCAATGGCAGCGCATCATCCAATGGCTCCTCCGCTGTTACCCCAACGTCGAAGGATCCCTGCTCAGATGCTAAGAGCCCCAGGAAGCGCACAGGCTCAAGTGGGGAGTCCCATGTGATTCCTGTGAAGAGGGTGTTTATCTCCCAGCAGCCACTGGCTGTAGTAGACAATCCCAAACTTGgagtcagtgctgcagtgaagaGGATCCCCAGACCGGGAACCCCTGCCAGACCAGAGAGTGCCCCCTGCAAAGTGACTGTGAAACACACCGCCATAGGGCCCACACAGATCCTTGCACTCTCTGACTCACCCATTACACACACTGAGGGCTCCCAGACTGTTGTCAAACCCCAGGCCTTGGTGGTGAAACATGAAGACCATTCACTCAGCACTGATACCAGCACTGGAGCAGCTGGAAACAACGCATCCGATCAGGCGTTGCTGCAGCAGATTACCGGGGACCCTCGTGCCATACCAGCCAACTCAGGAGCACACGAAGCCTCTGTGATGAGTGACTTAAAGAGCACAATATGGGAGGAGGGACAGCTTGATGAGCTTCGGAAGCAGGCGTTTGCTCAGCAGATACCAGCAGAACACAAACAAGCCCCTACTGACCAACTTTCCATTATAGCTCAACCCCCTGAGGCCTCAGGCCAGCTCACCCTCACACAGGAGATGGTTGACTTTGCAGGTTCTCAGCCCAACATGGACTACTTTCCATTCAATGATGACGACATGACCCAGGACAGCATCGTGGAGGAGCTCGTTCAGATGGAGGAGCAGATGAAACTGAAGGGTCTGTTTGGTAGCTGTGTTGACGTGGCTCTGCAAGGCCAGTCAGCCAGCAACCAAGGCTCTATCTTAAATGCTCACCAGGCCGGCAATACCTTCTACCACTCTGCCCACAGCAGTACCACTCCTGTCCAAACTCCCACTCCCACGCCAACTCCAACCCCAacacccacccccacctctgAAATGACGCTTGGCCACAGCTTGACAAGAGAGAGCCCCTGCTCCCGCATGGCTCCCATCACTCCGGTGGATGGAGCCATGGGCCGCCACACCCCCATCAGCACACCACTGtccaactgcagcagcagcgtccCTCCCAGCCCGGTGGAGTGCAGGAACCCTTTTGCTTTCACTCCCATAAACTCAAGCATCACAGGTTATCATGACGCCAGCATTGTCTCCAGCAGCCCTGTTAAGCCCATGCAGAGGCCAACGGCAACACACCCCGACAAGGCCAAACTGGAGTGGATCAACAACCGCTACAACAGCAACTCTGCAAGTCCTTTGTCCAACCATAGCATTGGCATTCTGCCCAGCTACCAAGACCTGGTAGATGACCAGTTTCGTAAGCCACATGCCTTTGCAATTCCTGGCCAGTCATTTCAGGCTCAGTCGAGACAGGATGCTGGTCACTTTGGCCGTTTGACCCCCATTTcaccagtgcagcagcagcagcaacaacaacaacaacaacaacaacagcagcagcagcagcttttaacAGGTGTGACTACTCCCACTAAACAGGAGAGTTTTGCTGTGCCTGCACCGTTAGACAACAAGGCATCAACTTCATCTGCATCCAGTACTTTCCGTTGCCGCAGTGTTAGCCCTGCAGTGCGCCAGAGGAACTTCAGTGGCAACACTGGCCCTCCGACCAACACCACGaataccaccaccaccaccaccagagcTGTGGTTTCGCCCTTTAACTCCCCCATTACATCCGAGGTGCTGAGCATCCTGTCCAACAACCAGACGGTCAGCTCTGTCCACAGCATGGTCCAGCGTAGCCAGTCTGTACCTCTGAATATCATGATGCAGAGTGAGATGCTGCCTGTGCAGGGTCAGAGTAACACCGCCAAAATCACCAATGTTCTTCTCAGCAAGATGGAGGCTGATGGGGATGATTCTGTACGTGGCCTGGGCATAAACAACCTCCCCTCTAACTACACGGCCCGTATGAACCTCACCCAGATCCTGGAGACCACTCCTGCGTTCGCTGGAGGAGCAGCTCACCAGGCTCAGCTGCCTGTTAACTCCAGCCCTGCTGCCTTTGAGCTCCAGCAGCATGGCTACCTCACCACTGGCAGCGGAGAACAGGTGAGTTTCTCCGCTGGGGAAAGCCAAGCACAAGCAGGTCCTGGTGAGcaagaccagcagcagcagctccaggagaATCCTGTGCAGACGCAaccacagctcctcctccagagcacacagcagcaggaggtggaggatgagcAGCAACAGCTGGATTTCAACAACACTGTCAAGGACTTGTTGGGGGACGATGGCCTCAACCCCAGTTCCCAGTTGGTGGGTCAGGTAGCTTCGGAGCTCAACGCTGTGGCGTCTGACTTCTCAAACGACATCAGACTGACCTCAGATCTGTCCAGTAGCATCACTGACCTTAACACGTTGGACACCAACCTGCTGTTTGACCCCAATCAACAGCAGGAACAATATGAAGACTCAACACTGGAAGAACTGAAGAACGACCCGCTTTTTCAGCAGATATGCAGTGATACTGTGAACTCTGGTTTTGACTGGCTAGAAAGCAAAGACCAGCCTACTACAGTAGAGATGCTGGGCTAA
- the LOC121608113 gene encoding DNA-binding protein RFX7 isoform X1 — MADDQQQPGQKPASGLGSLPALVPGLQGPEANALQFKIKNSICKSVQSKVDSILQDVEKFTDIEKLYLYLKLPSGPSSGNDKRTENERGSSTPGLCDQSSMSSSRTQQMYAFNWIRNHLEEHPETSLPKQEVYDEYKSYCDNLGYNPLSAADFGKIMKNVFPNMKARRLGMRGKSKYCYSGLRKKAFVHMPSLPNLDLQKSGDGCELMEPTGQSPSAEDEMRSAACGLVCEWAQKVLSRQFDNVEDLARFLLNSHYIGTKSMAALTVMTGTPTGIKTPTPASAFVPTAEANSFQPQVKTLPSPSVDAKQQLQRKIQKKQQEQKLHSPLPSETQIKRTEASTPGPTIPCGSPALLSPQPTIGIVVAAVPSPVTVQRSRQLMTSPSPVGTAEGKVLPVNFQVVTQSLKQSPKTPQNISASPVGDRLARHGTRYAQILPKPSATSAITLRSPPTLLITNSPIKTVMPTPHVSSVNVVKMTAIALAPSSSSTTVRPASAGVSTTAASEDSQQPHGVSSVAPQSPVVRPSAPVSTPTLSTDTKVVSDAGNDSNPTPGTEKTAVGAKEERVAKFRAASEPSFLVKCSPGSDKGVRIKNDPISPPTSVAVAGTQDSNNSNCHDSTLYLTVDNQNSNGSASSNGSSAVTPTSKDPCSDAKSPRKRTGSSGESHVIPVKRVFISQQPLAVVDNPKLGVSAAVKRIPRPGTPARPESAPCKVTVKHTAIGPTQILALSDSPITHTEGSQTVVKPQALVVKHEDHSLSTDTSTGAAGNNASDQALLQQITGDPRAIPANSGAHEASVMSDLKSTIWEEGQLDELRKQAFAQQIPAEHKQAPTDQLSIIAQPPEASGQLTLTQEMVDFAGSQPNMDYFPFNDDDMTQDSIVEELVQMEEQMKLKGLFGSCVDVALQGQSASNQGSILNAHQAGNTFYHSAHSSTTPVQTPTPTPTPTPTPTPTSEMTLGHSLTRESPCSRMAPITPVDGAMGRHTPISTPLSNCSSSVPPSPVECRNPFAFTPINSSITGYHDASIVSSSPVKPMQRPTATHPDKAKLEWINNRYNSNSASPLSNHSIGILPSYQDLVDDQFRKPHAFAIPGQSFQAQSRQDAGHFGRLTPISPVQQQQQQQQQQQQQQQQQLLTGVTTPTKQESFAVPAPLDNKASTSSASSTFRCRSVSPAVRQRNFSGNTGPPTNTTNTTTTTTRAVVSPFNSPITSEVLSILSNNQTVSSVHSMVQRSQSVPLNIMMQSEMLPVQGQSNTAKITNVLLSKMEADGDDSVRGLGINNLPSNYTARMNLTQILETTPAFAGGAAHQAQLPVNSSPAAFELQQHGYLTTGSGEQVSFSAGESQAQAGPGEQDQQQQLQENPVQTQPQLLLQSTQQQEVEDEQQQLDFNNTVKDLLGDDGLNPSSQLVGQVASELNAVASDFSNDIRLTSDLSSSITDLNTLDTNLLFDPNQQQEQYEDSTLEELKNDPLFQQICSDTVNSGFDWLESKDQPTTVEMLG; from the exons CAAATCTGTACAATCAAAAGTGGACAGCATATTG caaGATGTTGAGAAGTTTACAGACATCGAAAAGCTCTACCTCTACCTGAAGTTGCCTTCTGGTCCCAGCAGTGGCAATGATAAAAG GACTGAGAATGAGAGGGGGTCCTCCACTCCTGGATTATG TGATCAGAGTTCCATGTCGTCAAGCCGTACTCAACAGATGTATGCGTTCAACTGGATACGGAATCACCTAGAAGAGCACCCGGAGACTTCCCTCCCAAAGCAAGAGGTGTATGACGAATACAA gagCTACTGTGACAATCTCGGCTACAATCCACTGAGTGCAGCAGACTTTGGGAAGATCATGAAGAATGTCTTTCCTAACATGAAAGCACGTCGACTGGGCATGAGGGGAAAATCCAA ATACTGTTATAGCGGGTTAAGGAAGAAAGCTTTTGTTCACATGCCATCTTTACCCAACCTGGATCTGCAGAAGTCTGGTGATGGG TGTGAGCTGATGGAGCCGACAGGCCAGTCCCCGAGCGCTGAAGACGAAATGAGGTCTGCAGCCTGTGGATTGGTGTGCGAGTGGGCCCAAAAGGTCCTGAGTCGTCAGTTTGACAACGTGGAGGACCTGGCCCGCTTCCTGCTCAATAGCCACTACATTGGTACTAAATCCATGGCTGCACTCACTGTTATGACCGGAACACCCACAG GAATAAAGACACCAACGCCAGCCTCTGCTTTTGTGCCCACGGCTGAGGCAAACTCTTTCCAGCCCCAGGTGAAGACCctgccctctccctctgttgATGCAAAGCAGCAACTGCAGCGCAAGATccagaagaagcagcaggagcagaagcTCCACTCACCCCTGCCCAGTGAGACCCAGATCAAGAGAACTGAGGCCAGTACCCCTGGCCCCACCATCCCCTGTGGCAGCCCTGCCCTTCTCTCCCCTCAGCCCACCATAGGCATCGTAGTAGCAGCTGTCCCCAGCCCAGTCACG GTACAGAGAAGCAGGCAGTTAATGACCTCGCCTAGCCCCGTGGGAACTGCAGAGGGGAAAGTGTTGCCTGTGAACTTCCAAGTGGTCACTCAGTCTCTTAAACAGTCCCCCAAAACTCCCCAGAATATCTCAGCTAGTCCTGTGGGGGACCGGCTGGCACGACATGGTACACGGTATGCCCAAATTCTCCCCAAGCCCTCTGCCACCAGTGCCATCACGCTGCGCTCACCCCCCACCCTACTCATCACCAACAGCCCCATAAAAACTGTGATGCCCACTCCCCACGTCAGCTCAGTCAATGTGGTGAAGATGACGGCCATCGCTCTggctcccagcagcagcagtacaacCGTGCGTCCTGCCTCGGCTGGTGTGAGCACCACAGCTGCTTCTGAAGATTCCCAGCAGCCACATGGTGTGAGCTCGGTTGCtcctcagtctcctgtggtCAGACCCAGTGCCCCAGTTTCCACCCCAACCCTCTCCACTGACACCAAAGTTGTGTCTGATGCTGGAAATGACAGCAATCCCACCCCtggcacagagaaaacagctgtaGGGGCCAAAGAGGAGAGAGTGGCGAAGTTCAGGGCTGCCAGTGAGCCAAGCTTCCTTGTTAAGTGTTCTCCAGGGTCAGACAAAGGTGTAAGGATAAAAAATGACCCCATATCCCCTCCCACCTCAGTAGCTGTAGCTGGGACTCAGGACAGCAATAACAGTAACTGCCATGACAGTACTTTGTACTTGACTGTTGATAATCAGAACTCCAATGGCAGCGCATCATCCAATGGCTCCTCCGCTGTTACCCCAACGTCGAAGGATCCCTGCTCAGATGCTAAGAGCCCCAGGAAGCGCACAGGCTCAAGTGGGGAGTCCCATGTGATTCCTGTGAAGAGGGTGTTTATCTCCCAGCAGCCACTGGCTGTAGTAGACAATCCCAAACTTGgagtcagtgctgcagtgaagaGGATCCCCAGACCGGGAACCCCTGCCAGACCAGAGAGTGCCCCCTGCAAAGTGACTGTGAAACACACCGCCATAGGGCCCACACAGATCCTTGCACTCTCTGACTCACCCATTACACACACTGAGGGCTCCCAGACTGTTGTCAAACCCCAGGCCTTGGTGGTGAAACATGAAGACCATTCACTCAGCACTGATACCAGCACTGGAGCAGCTGGAAACAACGCATCCGATCAGGCGTTGCTGCAGCAGATTACCGGGGACCCTCGTGCCATACCAGCCAACTCAGGAGCACACGAAGCCTCTGTGATGAGTGACTTAAAGAGCACAATATGGGAGGAGGGACAGCTTGATGAGCTTCGGAAGCAGGCGTTTGCTCAGCAGATACCAGCAGAACACAAACAAGCCCCTACTGACCAACTTTCCATTATAGCTCAACCCCCTGAGGCCTCAGGCCAGCTCACCCTCACACAGGAGATGGTTGACTTTGCAGGTTCTCAGCCCAACATGGACTACTTTCCATTCAATGATGACGACATGACCCAGGACAGCATCGTGGAGGAGCTCGTTCAGATGGAGGAGCAGATGAAACTGAAGGGTCTGTTTGGTAGCTGTGTTGACGTGGCTCTGCAAGGCCAGTCAGCCAGCAACCAAGGCTCTATCTTAAATGCTCACCAGGCCGGCAATACCTTCTACCACTCTGCCCACAGCAGTACCACTCCTGTCCAAACTCCCACTCCCACGCCAACTCCAACCCCAacacccacccccacctctgAAATGACGCTTGGCCACAGCTTGACAAGAGAGAGCCCCTGCTCCCGCATGGCTCCCATCACTCCGGTGGATGGAGCCATGGGCCGCCACACCCCCATCAGCACACCACTGtccaactgcagcagcagcgtccCTCCCAGCCCGGTGGAGTGCAGGAACCCTTTTGCTTTCACTCCCATAAACTCAAGCATCACAGGTTATCATGACGCCAGCATTGTCTCCAGCAGCCCTGTTAAGCCCATGCAGAGGCCAACGGCAACACACCCCGACAAGGCCAAACTGGAGTGGATCAACAACCGCTACAACAGCAACTCTGCAAGTCCTTTGTCCAACCATAGCATTGGCATTCTGCCCAGCTACCAAGACCTGGTAGATGACCAGTTTCGTAAGCCACATGCCTTTGCAATTCCTGGCCAGTCATTTCAGGCTCAGTCGAGACAGGATGCTGGTCACTTTGGCCGTTTGACCCCCATTTcaccagtgcagcagcagcagcaacaacaacaacaacaacaacaacagcagcagcagcagcttttaacAGGTGTGACTACTCCCACTAAACAGGAGAGTTTTGCTGTGCCTGCACCGTTAGACAACAAGGCATCAACTTCATCTGCATCCAGTACTTTCCGTTGCCGCAGTGTTAGCCCTGCAGTGCGCCAGAGGAACTTCAGTGGCAACACTGGCCCTCCGACCAACACCACGaataccaccaccaccaccaccagagcTGTGGTTTCGCCCTTTAACTCCCCCATTACATCCGAGGTGCTGAGCATCCTGTCCAACAACCAGACGGTCAGCTCTGTCCACAGCATGGTCCAGCGTAGCCAGTCTGTACCTCTGAATATCATGATGCAGAGTGAGATGCTGCCTGTGCAGGGTCAGAGTAACACCGCCAAAATCACCAATGTTCTTCTCAGCAAGATGGAGGCTGATGGGGATGATTCTGTACGTGGCCTGGGCATAAACAACCTCCCCTCTAACTACACGGCCCGTATGAACCTCACCCAGATCCTGGAGACCACTCCTGCGTTCGCTGGAGGAGCAGCTCACCAGGCTCAGCTGCCTGTTAACTCCAGCCCTGCTGCCTTTGAGCTCCAGCAGCATGGCTACCTCACCACTGGCAGCGGAGAACAGGTGAGTTTCTCCGCTGGGGAAAGCCAAGCACAAGCAGGTCCTGGTGAGcaagaccagcagcagcagctccaggagaATCCTGTGCAGACGCAaccacagctcctcctccagagcacacagcagcaggaggtggaggatgagcAGCAACAGCTGGATTTCAACAACACTGTCAAGGACTTGTTGGGGGACGATGGCCTCAACCCCAGTTCCCAGTTGGTGGGTCAGGTAGCTTCGGAGCTCAACGCTGTGGCGTCTGACTTCTCAAACGACATCAGACTGACCTCAGATCTGTCCAGTAGCATCACTGACCTTAACACGTTGGACACCAACCTGCTGTTTGACCCCAATCAACAGCAGGAACAATATGAAGACTCAACACTGGAAGAACTGAAGAACGACCCGCTTTTTCAGCAGATATGCAGTGATACTGTGAACTCTGGTTTTGACTGGCTAGAAAGCAAAGACCAGCCTACTACAGTAGAGATGCTGGGCTAA